Part of the Streptomyces sp. NBC_00457 genome, CGCGCCAAGTGGCTGTGGCGCCTGTGCTTCTTCGCGCCCTTCCTCCTGCCCTCCACCGTCGCGGGCAACCTGTGGCAGTGGCTGTTCAACCCCGGCACCGGCATGATGAACCACGTCTTCGGCATCGAGACACCCTGGCTGACCGACAAGTCGTACGCCCTGCTCGCCATCGTCATCGCCACCCTGTGGTGGACGGTCGGCTTCAGCTTCCTGCTCTACCTCGCCGCGCTCCAGTCCATCCCGGATCACCTCTACGAGGCGGCGAAGCTGGACGGCGCGAACGCGTGGCACCGGATGATCCACATCACGCTCCCCATGCTCCGCAACATCACCGGCCTCGTCATCGCGCTCCAGATCCTGGCCTCGCTCCAGGTCTTCGACCAGGCGGTCGTGATGATGGACTTCACTCCCGGCCCCGAGGGCGCGACCCGCACCTTCGTCCAGTACACCCTGGAAGAGGGCTTCACCAGCTACCGCGTGGGCTACGCCTCCGCCATCTCCATCATCTTCTTCGTGATCATCGCGGCCGTCGCCCTCGCCCGGATGTGGCTGCTGCGCAACCGTGAGGAGGGCGCCGTCCGATGACGACCGCCGTACCGATGAAGCCGCGCAAGGCGTGGACCCCCAGCCAGATCATCCTCACCCTCCTCGGCACGGCCGTCTCCGTCGTCTTCCTCGCGCCGCTCGCCTGGGGCCTGTTCACCTCCCTCAAGTCGGAGACCGAGGCGGTCGAGGTACCCCCGCACTGGCTCCCGGAGGACTGGACCGGCCAGGCATGGACGGCCCTCTTCGAGACCGGCAACATCACCAACTGGTTCGTGAACTCCCTGGTCGTCTCGGTCTGCGTGACGTCAGTGGTACTGCTGGTGAGCGCATTGGCCGGATACGGCTTCGCCCGCACGGAGTTCCGCGGCAAGGGCGTTCTCATGGCCGTCGTCATGACGGGCCTGATGATCTCCCCCGCGGTCCTCGGCGTGCCCCTCTTCACCACGGTCCAGCAGATGGGGATGGTCGACACGTACTGGGGCATGATCCTGCCGCAGTGCGCTCCCGCCGCCATGGTCTACATCCTCTACAAGTTCTTCCAGGGCATCCCGCGCGAACTGGAGGAAGCCGCCTTCATCGACGGCGCGGGCCGCTGGCGCGTCTTCTTCACCATCGTCGTCCCCCTCGCCCGCCCCTCCCTCGCGGCGGTCGGCATCTTCACCTTCATCGCCTCATGGAACAACTTCCTGTGGCCGTACATGGTGACCAACAACCCCGACCTGATGACGATGCCGAACGGCATCGCGACGGTCATGAACTCCTACGGCATCCAGTGGGCGCAGCTGATGGCGGGCGGGTTGATGGCCGGCCTGCCCCTGATCATCGTCTTCGTCTTCTTCCAACGGCAGATCGTCGCGGGCGTCGCCCACACGGGATTGGCGGGACAGTGAGAGCGCACAGAGCGGTGACGGCCGTACTGACGGCGGTTCTCCTGACTCTCCTCCCCAACACGGCCCAAGCAGCCGGGAGTTACCCCGACCCTCAGCCGATCACCGGCCAGCAGATCATCCACGACCCGACCGTCATCCGCCTCAAGAAGGGCGGCTACGTCGCCTATTCGACCGGCGGCGTGCTCGGCGCCCGCGTCTCCAAGGACCGCACCCACTGGACGGACGCGGGCAACGCCTTCGCCGAGCCCCCGAGTTGGTGGTACGAGTACAACGACACCGGCGACCCGTGGGCCCCCGACATCTCCTACCGCGCCGGCCGCTACTGGCTCTACTACGCCGTATCGAGCTGGGGCACCAACCACTCCGCCATCGGCGTCGCCACCTCCCCCTCCGGCCTCCCCGGCACCTGGACCGACCACGGCAAGGCCTTCACCTCCGGGACAACCGACCACTGGAACGCGATCGACCCCGCCCCGACCAGGGCGGACGGCAAACTCTGGATGTCCTTCGGCTCGTACTGGACAGGCATCCGCATGATCGAGATCGACGAGAGGACCGGCAAGGCGGCACCGAACACCCCGGTCCACCACCTGGCGACCCGCCCCGACGCGCCGTACGCGGTAGAAGGCCCGTACATCGTCAAACACGGCCGCCACTACTACCTCTTCGCCTCCTACGACACCTGCTGCGCAGGCGTGAACTCGACATACAAGATCAAGGTAGGCCGCGCCACGAAGATCACGGGCCCATACACCGACAGCACAGGCAAGCCGATGCTGGAGGGCGGCGGCGACCTGCTGCTGGAGGGACATGGCAGGTACATCGGCACGGGAGGCCAGTCGGTGTTCAGGGACAGGGGTAAGGACTGGCTGGCGTATCACTACTACGACGCAGAGGACGAGGGCACGCCCAAGCTGGGCCTGAACAAACTGAACTGGACAAGAAACGGCTGGCCCCAGGCTTTTTAGGGGCGCGGGGAACTGCGCGACCAGCCCCCACGCACCCGCACATACTCACAACCGAAAGGACCCCATGCGCACCGCCCGCTTCACCCTGGACCCCGCATTCACCATCGGCCAGGTAAACCCCCGCCTCTTCGGCTCCTTCGTAGAACACCTCGGCCGCTGCGTCTACACAGGAATCTTCGAACCGGACCACCCCACCGCAGACGACGCAGGCCTCCGCCAAGACGTCCTCAACCTGGTCCGCGAACTCGGCGTAACAGCCATCCGCTACCCCGGAGGAAACTTCGTCTCGGGCTACAAGTGGGAGGACTCGGTAGGCCCCGCCGAAACCCGCCCCCGCCGCCTCGACCTCGCCTGGCACTCCACCGAGACCAACCGATTCGGCCTCTCCGAGTACATCGACTTCCTCCGCAAGATCGGCCCCCAGTCCGAACCCATGATGGCGGTCAACCTCGGCACCCGAGGCGTGGCGGAAGCCCTGGAGCTCCAGGAATACGCCAACCACACCTCCGGCACCGCCCTCGCAGAGAAGCGCATCGCCCACGGCGACAAGGACCCCTTCGGCATCAAGCTCTGGTGCCTCGGCAACGAGATGGACGGCCCCTGGCAGACGGGCCACAAGACGGCCGAGGAATACGGCCGCGTCGCCGCCGAAACGGCCCGTGCCATGCGCCAGCTGGACCCCACCGTGGAACTCGTCGCCTGCGGTTCCTCCAGCCAGTCCATGCCGACCTTCGCACAGTGGGAGGCGACGGTCCTCAAGGAGACGTACGACCTTGTCGACTACGTCTCGCTGCACGCCTACTACTGGCCCGAGAACGGCGACATCGACTCCTTCCTCGCCTCCGCCGTCGACATGGAGTCCTTCATCGACAACGTCGTCGCGACAGCCGACCACGTGGGAGCACAGCTCAAGTCGAAAAAGAAGATCAACCTGTCCTTCGACGAGTGGAACGTCTGGTACCTGCCCGAGTGGGAGGCGCGGGCGAAGGCGTTCGAGCAGGACGACTGGCCCGAGGCACCCCGTCTCCTGGAGGACAACTACAGCGTCACCGACGCCGTGGTCTTCGGCTCGCTCCTCATCGCCCTGCTCCGCCACGCGGACCGCGTCACCGTCGCCTGCCTCGCCCAGCTCGTCAACGTCATCGCGCCGATCATGACGGAGCCGGGCGGCGCGGCCTGGCGGCAGACGACGTTCTTCCCGTTCGCGCAGGCGTCGAAGTACGGACGCGGGCAGGTCCTGGACGTACGGGCGGACTCACCGACGTACGAGACGAAGAAGTACGGCGAGGCGGACCTGCTGCACGCCACCGCCGTACGCGCCGACGACGGCTCGGTCACCGTGTTCGCGGTGAACCGCAGCCGCACCGAAGCGCTCCCGCTCGAAGTCGCCCTGAACGCCCTGGACTTGACGTCGGTCGTCGAGCACAGCGCCCTCGCGGACGCCGATCCGGACGCCCGCAACACCCTCGACGACCCCGAGCGCGTCACCCCGCACCCCGTCGAGGGCACGGCACTCACTGACGGCACCCTCACCGCCGTACTGGAACCGCTGTCCTGGAACGTGATCCGGCTGCGCTGAGGCGGGCAGGACCGGTGACAATGGTCGTATGAGGATCTCGGCACGGGCGGACTACGCGGTACGGGCGGTACTGGAGCTGGCCGTGCGCCATGGCGACGGTCCGGTGAAGGCGGAGACCATCGCCACGGTCCAGGACATCCCGCACAAGTTCCTGGAGGGTATCCTCGGCGACCTCCGCCGCGCCGGGCTGGTCGAGAGCCGGCGCGGCGGCAACGGCGGCTACCGGCTGGCCCGGGACGCGGCGGCGATCACCGTCGCCGATGTGATCCGGGCCGTCGACGGCCCCATCGTCTCCGTGCGCGGGGTCCGCCCGACGGGCCTGTCCTACGCCGGGTCGGCCGAGCCGCTGCTGCCGCTGTGGATCGCGCTGCGCGCCAACGTCCGCCGGATCCTGGAGGGCGTCACGATCGCGGACGTCGCGGCGGACGCCCTGCCGGTGGCGGTGAAGGAGCTGGCGGCGGAACCGGCGGCATGGGAGAACCCGTAGCGCTCACGGGATCGGCTCGTCCTCGGTCGCCGCAGGGCCCAGCCCGGCGCACGGCGCGACATCACCAAGCCTCACGGAGAGGCCGTACTCATACGGGAGGTGTTTCAGTAGGGCAGGCGGGGGTCAGGTGCGGCGGAGCGCGTCCAGATGGTCATGGGCCGGGGAACGGCCGCGCTCTGTGTAGCGCTCGGCGAAATTGGTCAGGACATGCCGCAGGACCGCCGGGGTGCCGGGAACGGCGAGGGCGCTGTCTGCCGCGGCAAAGCAGACGCGGGCGGCCTTGGCGAGGTCCTGGTCGTCGAGGCCGCTGCGGGCCGCCCGCAGCCAGACGTCGTGGGTGGGGACGGGGTGCTGCGAGTTTGGGCAGAGTGGCTCGGTTGCCGCGTAGGCGGCATCGGCCGCCACCGCGTCGTTCAGGAGCGTCGCGGCCAGCACAGTCGGCACGACCCAGTCGTCGCCGTCCTGAGCGTCGGTCATCCGCAACTCCAGCCAGCCGCGCGGTCTGACCGGCGGGAACAGAGTGCTGAGGTGGTAGTCCAGGTCGGCCAGGGTCGGCGGCCGCAGTTCGGGTACGCCTCGCAGCCAGGCGCGGAAGGTCAAGCCGGAGGGCGCGGACCAGTCCCCGTCGAGGTCGCCCGGTATGCACATCACCTGCGCGTCGAGCGCATAGCGGGTCCAGGCCACACGTGGATCGCAGTGGTGGCGGGGCGGGCGGGTACGACCGGGATCCATCCGGGACCAGACGTCCTGCCGGCTGGACAGCCACCCGGTGGGCCACCCGTCCTGGATCGGGGAGTTGGCGAAGGCGGCGACGAGCACGGGACCGATACGGTGGGCGAGTTCCCAGCGGGAGCGGTAGCCGCCCACGCCGCGGGAGTCCTCGCCGGAGTCCAGGTTGATCTGTACGGATGCGGTGCGGCGCATCATGTCGCGACCCCAGGGGCCCTCGCGGTCGAAGAAGCTCTCCATGGCCCGGTAGCGGGGGTGGTCGAGCACGCGAGGCGGTTCACGATAGGGGTCGAGGCCCCGGCCGACGAGTGCCAGATCGGCCTGCTCGACTGCCGTGCGCAGTACGGCGAGATCCGCGGCCATCATCTCGACGCACGCGCCGAGCGAGAGGGCCGGCGGGGAACTCAGCTCCAGCTGGCCGCCCGGTTCACGGGTGAGCCTGCTGCCCCCGGGCAGGGCGCCGGTCACCTCGATCGGCGCGAGGGCGGCGTTCAGCCGGTCGACGGATATCGGTAGCAGAGGGTTGTGGCGGTCCTGGACCAGCCACTCCGTCTCCACACCGATCCGCTCAGGGGGGCCCGTCTTGAAACACTCGCCGAGCACATACGCTTCCGCCTCTTCAAGGGTGAGTTCGGTCATTTCTGTCCCTCCTCTCGCACAATCCGGTGCGGGTCAGGTGGGTGTCGGGCCGGGCGCAGGGGTGGCTGAGTTCTCGAAAACCTCAGGCACTGCGGCGGATGCGTCGTCGGCCCGGCTGGTGGTCGGCGTCGTGACCCGGCTCGGTCTCCGGCCGCACACGGACGGGCGGCCGGAGATCTTCGCGGTGGCGGTGGTCGCCGCGTCGTTCAGACGGCGAGGCGACCACCGTCGGCCACGATCACCTGGCCGGTGACGAAGCTCGCGCGCTCGCTCGCGACGAACGCGATGACCTCGGCGAGTTCCTCGGGCGTGGCGTTGCGCTTGAGCGGGTTGACCTCGGACCACGCCGTGAACTGGTCGGCGCCGATGAAGTCCACCACGTTGTCGCTGTTCACGTTCCCAGGAGCCACCGCGTTGACGCGTATGCCGTAACGGCCCCACTCCGCGGCCCAATTGCGGGTGAAGGATTCGACGGCCGCCTTCTGCGCTCCATACGTCGCCATGTGCGGCATGGCGATCGCGGCGGCGATACTGCTGATGTTGACGATGGTGCCGCGGCCCCGCTCGATCATCCCCCGGACGAGTCGTGTGCTGAGG contains:
- a CDS encoding SDR family NAD(P)-dependent oxidoreductase produces the protein MDFAGKSVLITGAGSRGGIGAATAHAFARDGASVVITGRDAERGAEVVDDITADGGKARFILADLSDLADVERLAEEAGEVDVLVNNAASYRASIKPTLDQDIEANAESWDTNVRATFVLSTRLVRGMIERGRGTIVNISSIAAAIAMPHMATYGAQKAAVESFTRNWAAEWGRYGIRVNAVAPGNVNSDNVVDFIGADQFTAWSEVNPLKRNATPEELAEVIAFVASERASFVTGQVIVADGGRLAV
- a CDS encoding arabinan endo-1,5-alpha-L-arabinosidase encodes the protein MRAHRAVTAVLTAVLLTLLPNTAQAAGSYPDPQPITGQQIIHDPTVIRLKKGGYVAYSTGGVLGARVSKDRTHWTDAGNAFAEPPSWWYEYNDTGDPWAPDISYRAGRYWLYYAVSSWGTNHSAIGVATSPSGLPGTWTDHGKAFTSGTTDHWNAIDPAPTRADGKLWMSFGSYWTGIRMIEIDERTGKAAPNTPVHHLATRPDAPYAVEGPYIVKHGRHYYLFASYDTCCAGVNSTYKIKVGRATKITGPYTDSTGKPMLEGGGDLLLEGHGRYIGTGGQSVFRDRGKDWLAYHYYDAEDEGTPKLGLNKLNWTRNGWPQAF
- a CDS encoding carbohydrate ABC transporter permease, with the protein product MTTSAQTVLAPARAKTAADSATVRRRQGFQHGGWFVAPFLVLFALFVIWPLLRGLYLSFTDANISGDSANFVGLDNYREALQDPLMWDTLGHSAYFTLLVVPCITVLAFLLAMLAHHIERAKWLWRLCFFAPFLLPSTVAGNLWQWLFNPGTGMMNHVFGIETPWLTDKSYALLAIVIATLWWTVGFSFLLYLAALQSIPDHLYEAAKLDGANAWHRMIHITLPMLRNITGLVIALQILASLQVFDQAVVMMDFTPGPEGATRTFVQYTLEEGFTSYRVGYASAISIIFFVIIAAVALARMWLLRNREEGAVR
- the egtA gene encoding ergothioneine biosynthesis glutamate--cysteine ligase EgtA → MTELTLEEAEAYVLGECFKTGPPERIGVETEWLVQDRHNPLLPISVDRLNAALAPIEVTGALPGGSRLTREPGGQLELSSPPALSLGACVEMMAADLAVLRTAVEQADLALVGRGLDPYREPPRVLDHPRYRAMESFFDREGPWGRDMMRRTASVQINLDSGEDSRGVGGYRSRWELAHRIGPVLVAAFANSPIQDGWPTGWLSSRQDVWSRMDPGRTRPPRHHCDPRVAWTRYALDAQVMCIPGDLDGDWSAPSGLTFRAWLRGVPELRPPTLADLDYHLSTLFPPVRPRGWLELRMTDAQDGDDWVVPTVLAATLLNDAVAADAAYAATEPLCPNSQHPVPTHDVWLRAARSGLDDQDLAKAARVCFAAADSALAVPGTPAVLRHVLTNFAERYTERGRSPAHDHLDALRRT
- a CDS encoding RrF2 family transcriptional regulator; protein product: MRISARADYAVRAVLELAVRHGDGPVKAETIATVQDIPHKFLEGILGDLRRAGLVESRRGGNGGYRLARDAAAITVADVIRAVDGPIVSVRGVRPTGLSYAGSAEPLLPLWIALRANVRRILEGVTIADVAADALPVAVKELAAEPAAWENP
- the arfA gene encoding arabinosylfuranosidase ArfA; its protein translation is MRTARFTLDPAFTIGQVNPRLFGSFVEHLGRCVYTGIFEPDHPTADDAGLRQDVLNLVRELGVTAIRYPGGNFVSGYKWEDSVGPAETRPRRLDLAWHSTETNRFGLSEYIDFLRKIGPQSEPMMAVNLGTRGVAEALELQEYANHTSGTALAEKRIAHGDKDPFGIKLWCLGNEMDGPWQTGHKTAEEYGRVAAETARAMRQLDPTVELVACGSSSQSMPTFAQWEATVLKETYDLVDYVSLHAYYWPENGDIDSFLASAVDMESFIDNVVATADHVGAQLKSKKKINLSFDEWNVWYLPEWEARAKAFEQDDWPEAPRLLEDNYSVTDAVVFGSLLIALLRHADRVTVACLAQLVNVIAPIMTEPGGAAWRQTTFFPFAQASKYGRGQVLDVRADSPTYETKKYGEADLLHATAVRADDGSVTVFAVNRSRTEALPLEVALNALDLTSVVEHSALADADPDARNTLDDPERVTPHPVEGTALTDGTLTAVLEPLSWNVIRLR
- a CDS encoding carbohydrate ABC transporter permease, with the translated sequence MTTAVPMKPRKAWTPSQIILTLLGTAVSVVFLAPLAWGLFTSLKSETEAVEVPPHWLPEDWTGQAWTALFETGNITNWFVNSLVVSVCVTSVVLLVSALAGYGFARTEFRGKGVLMAVVMTGLMISPAVLGVPLFTTVQQMGMVDTYWGMILPQCAPAAMVYILYKFFQGIPRELEEAAFIDGAGRWRVFFTIVVPLARPSLAAVGIFTFIASWNNFLWPYMVTNNPDLMTMPNGIATVMNSYGIQWAQLMAGGLMAGLPLIIVFVFFQRQIVAGVAHTGLAGQ